The proteins below come from a single Eucalyptus grandis isolate ANBG69807.140 chromosome 3, ASM1654582v1, whole genome shotgun sequence genomic window:
- the LOC104436513 gene encoding probable caffeoyl-CoA O-methyltransferase At4g26220 yields MEEKMKAASNYDKALLQSKELYQYILDTSVYPNEPEPLKELREVSASHPSYWMGTAPDAGQLMGILLKLINAKRTIEIGVFTGYSLLLTALAIPDDGKIIAIDVDREAYEMGFPIIKKAGIEHKVDFINAEALGALDDLMANLDNEGSFDFAFVDADKVNYLNYHERLMKLVKVGGLVVYDNTLWRGSVAMPEDTVGKKYKEGRKLLLEFNKLLANDARVQICHASIGDGMTICRRLH; encoded by the exons atggaagagaaaatgaaagcagCATCAAATTATGACAAGGCGTTGTTGCAGTCTAAGGAGCTGTATCAG TACATCTTGGACACAAGTGTGTACCCAAATGAACCAGAGCCTCTTAAGGAGCTGAGAGAAGTTTCTGCAAGCCATCCAAg TTATTGGATGGGCACTGCACCAGATGCAGGTCAATTGATGGGAATACTACTGAAGCTTATCAATGCCAAAAGGACAATTGAAATCGGGGTCTTCACCGGATACTCTCTTTTACTCACTGCCCTAGCAATTCCTGATGATGGAAAG ATAATAGCCATAGATGTTGATCGCGAGGCATATGAAATGGGATTTCCCATTATAAAGAAGGCTGGCATAGAGCACAAAGTTGACTTCATCAACGCCGAGGCTCTCGGAGCACTAGATGATTTAATGGCAAAC CTTGACAACGAGGGGAGCTTCGACTTTGCCTTTGTCGACGCGGACAAAGTCAACTACTTGAATTATCATGAGAGGCTGATGAAACTGGTCAAAGTGGGCGGGCTAGTCGTCTACGACAACACCCTCTGGAGGGGAAGTGTAGCGATGCCTGAAGACACGGTTGGAAAGAAATATAAGGAGGGTCGAAAGCTGCTGCTTGAGTTCAACAAATTACTCGCCAACGATGCTCGCGTCCAAATTTGTCATGCTTCGATAGGTGATGGGATGACGATCTGCAGGCGACTTCACTAA